The following coding sequences are from one Haliotis asinina isolate JCU_RB_2024 chromosome 3, JCU_Hal_asi_v2, whole genome shotgun sequence window:
- the LOC137276938 gene encoding ras-related protein Rap-1b-like encodes MKDCRIIFLGSEKVGKSSLIHQFMEGSFSDDYRPTVEESYRRMVRLPDGNYANIEILDTAGKSDFPAMRRLRIEHGNAFVVVYAVNDEHSFQSALNLCKLIFSIKGQVNVPVVLVGNKLDCDTTRKVSTETATKLARDEMGCSYVESSAKCNLNVDCLFDVLLLKKVQQEEFPDGQPRKTRRSHSSRSLCAQGSTRSKLQRNYSVCSCVMATSDKKKKHVHGCKIM; translated from the exons ATGAAGGATTGTAGAATCATCTTCCTTGGATCAGAAAAGGTTGGCAAgtcctcactcattcaccagtTCATGGAAGGGTCTTTCTCAGATGACTATCGCCCTACAGTGGAGGAAAGCTACAGAAGGATGGTTCGTCTCCCAG ATGGTAACTATGCCAACATAGAGATTCTTGACACTGCAGGGAAATCCGACTTCCCAGCTATGAGAAGGTTGAGAATTGAGCATGGAAATGCCTTCGTTGTTGTCTATGCCGTAAATGACGAACATTCCTTCCAGTCTGCCCTCAACCTCTGTAAGCTCATCTTCTCCATCAAAG GTCAAGTGAATGTCCCTGTCGTCCTCGTTGGCAACAAGTTGGACTGCGACACGACAAGGAAGGTGTCAACTGAGACCGCCACGAAACTAGCTCGAGATGAAATGGGTTGTTCCTATGTGGAGTCCAGTGCCAAATGTAACCTAAACGTTGATTGCTTGTTTGATGTATTGCTTCTCAAGAAGGTCCAGCAAGAAGAGTTTCCGGATGGTCAGCCGAGGAAAACAAGGAGAAGTCATAGTTCAAGGTCATTGTGTGCTCAGGGCAGCACACGCAGTAAACTGCAGAGGAATTACAGTGTCTGCAGTTGTGTCATGGCTACGTCCGACAAAAAGAAAAAGCATGTGCATGGGTGCAAAATCATGTGA